DNA sequence from the Peptoniphilus sp. GNH genome:
CCATAGAGTTTTTGCTTGTAATTTTTGGTGGCCACCTCTATTATTAGGGCTGTATTTCTACCTGGTCTTATAGGGATTACATATTGGGCGACTTCTTTGTCGAGAATTTTCACATGTGAGATGTCCATTCCCACTCTTTCGTATTCTTTATTCTCATCCCAAAATTCCAAGTGGGTTATGAGGTGGATTCTCTTTTTGTCCACAACAGATCCTATTCCATACATTCTCTCCACATCTATTATCCCAACTCCTCTTATTTCCATGAAGTGCTTGGTCACTTCTGGAGATGAGCCAATCAAATCCCCTGCCACATTTCTTATTATAACTGAATCATCAGATATCAGCTTGTGGCCCTTTTCAATCAATTCCAAGGCTGTTTCAGACTTGCCAGCACCCGAATCTCCAGTTATTAAAACTCCCATTCCATATATGTCCATCAAGACTGCATGCACTCTTGTCTTGGGTGCCAGCATAATGTCCATATAATTTACCATGTCATTTATAAGTCTTGTGGTTCTTCTGTCAGTAGATAGGATGGTGATATCATATTCTTTTGCCATTTTTTGGACTTCATAAAATACTGGCGCATTTTTTGTAAATATGACTGCTGGTATGGAGCGGCTGAAAAATTTTTCTAGACTTTTTTCTCTTCCATCTGGTCCTATGTCCTTTAAGTATTGCCATTCTGCCGCACCTATTATTTGTAACCTATCCTCAGCAAATTGGTTGTAATAGCCACAAAGCTGAAGCCCTGGTCTATTCATTTCACTTGACTTGCATTCAATTTTTTCAAAGGATTTTGATTTGTAAATAATTTGTAGCCCCAAATCTTTTGTAAACTTATCTAATTTAACCATTTTTGCTCCTTTTAAAATGAGAAATCAATTCTTCTGCCGCTGTTTTATTCATTCCTTCAACTTTTATTAAATCTTCTAAGCTCGCCTCTTTTATTTTTTTTATAGATTTAAAGTGATTAATAAGGGCCTTCTTTCTTTTTTCTCCTATGCCTTTTATGCCATCTAGTTCAGATGCGAACATGGCCTTTGTCCTTAGTGATTTGTGATAGTTTAAGGCAAATCTGTGAGCTTCTTCCTGAATTTTGTAAATTAACCTATAAGCTTTAGATGTTACCTTTAGCCTATATTCCTCATTGTCATAGATTATGCCCCTTGTTTGGTGAAAATCATCTTTTACTAATCCAGCTACCAAGATATTTATGCCCATTTTTTTTAGAACTTTAAGGGCTATGTTCACTTGTCCCTTTCCCCCGTCCATTAAGATGAGATCTGGATAGAGAGAAAAGGATGTGAATTTATCCTCTTCACTTTCTTTTATTGCCCGTGAAAATCTCCTATTTAAGACTTCCTCCATGGACTTGTAGTCATCTGGTCCCTTTACAGTTCTTATTCTAAATTTTCTGTAGTCACTCTTTTTTCTTTCTCCATCTTCGAAAACCACCATGGAGCCTACCGACTCAGCCCCCGAGATGTTTGAAATGTCATAGGCTTCTATTCTTTTTGGAATTTGCTCGAGTTTTAAGACTTGGCACAATTCTTCCAAGGCTTCCATGTTGGACTCTCTTTGCCTTCTTAGGCTCTCTTTTGATTTTGCAAGCATTTCAATTGCATTGCTCTTGGCAAGCTCCAGCATCCTCTTTTTTTCTCCAATCTTGGGTCTTAAAAGCTCTACCTTTTTCCCCTTGATTTCAAATAGCCACTTTTCTATTAGTTCCTTTTCCTCTATTTCTATTCCAATTAAAATTTCTTTGGGTATGAAGTTGGCAAGAAGATAGAATTGTTTTATAAAAGCTTGGATTATGTCTTCTTCCCTTTCAATAAAAGAATCCTGGATGAAAAAATGTTCTCTACCAGTTATTTTTCCATTTCTCACAAAAAAGACTTGTATGCAAACCTCGCCCTCTCCCCTTGCCATGGCTATGATATCTCTGTCATCAAAAGAAGC
Encoded proteins:
- the hprK gene encoding HPr(Ser) kinase/phosphatase, with product MVKLDKFTKDLGLQIIYKSKSFEKIECKSSEMNRPGLQLCGYYNQFAEDRLQIIGAAEWQYLKDIGPDGREKSLEKFFSRSIPAVIFTKNAPVFYEVQKMAKEYDITILSTDRRTTRLINDMVNYMDIMLAPKTRVHAVLMDIYGMGVLITGDSGAGKSETALELIEKGHKLISDDSVIIRNVAGDLIGSSPEVTKHFMEIRGVGIIDVERMYGIGSVVDKKRIHLITHLEFWDENKEYERVGMDISHVKILDKEVAQYVIPIRPGRNTALIIEVATKNYKQKLYGYNSALALNERILSEINRRKEESQ
- the uvrC gene encoding excinuclease ABC subunit UvrC, with product MKDFKEKLSKLPDKPGVYIMKDELGNIIYVGKAKSLKKRVSQYFGSYGQSSLKVKSMVKNIDDFEYIIVTSELESLILEANMIKENNPKYNILLRDDKQYPYIKISLNEKFPRVLKVRSVSKDGAKYYGPYPSAESVNESIDLFNEIFPIRDCKLNLEKAEGKVRPCLNYYIKRCKAPCIGGIRESDYLVYINSIMEFLEGKDDAIIKRLKEEMQDASKKMDYERAAEIRDKINALSYLIQRRQIADTASFDDRDIIAMARGEGEVCIQVFFVRNGKITGREHFFIQDSFIEREEDIIQAFIKQFYLLANFIPKEILIGIEIEEKELIEKWLFEIKGKKVELLRPKIGEKKRMLELAKSNAIEMLAKSKESLRRQRESNMEALEELCQVLKLEQIPKRIEAYDISNISGAESVGSMVVFEDGERKKSDYRKFRIRTVKGPDDYKSMEEVLNRRFSRAIKESEEDKFTSFSLYPDLILMDGGKGQVNIALKVLKKMGINILVAGLVKDDFHQTRGIIYDNEEYRLKVTSKAYRLIYKIQEEAHRFALNYHKSLRTKAMFASELDGIKGIGEKRKKALINHFKSIKKIKEASLEDLIKVEGMNKTAAEELISHFKRSKNG